The DNA sequence TCTGAAGACATGGTCAACTTGCCGGCGGCCGTCCTGGAGGCCATCTTTGACGCGGATGTCAAGGCCTCCTGCTTCCCTGGCTCTTATGCTAACATGTGGCACGTGTACGCCCTGTCGTCGGTTCTTCAGTTCAACATCTACTCCATCTACCCTATGTTCAACCTCAAGATCAGACCCTATTTCAACAGACTCATACGCCCTAGAGCCAGACCTGAACGCTCGGAACCTCAAACCATACATGTCATGTGGTCCGGCGAGCTGCAGGCAGAGTCATTGTTCCGGCCAAATTACTTTGTGGCTTTAGTTCAGCTGAGTTCCCACATGTCTGTCACCCTTGACCTACAACACAGGGCGACTCAGATTAACAGCAAGGAGCAGGCGAGCCGTGACCAGCCGCTGTCCTACCCGAACCTCAAGGACAAGTATAACATCACCAAGAGGACCTTTTACCGCTGGAAGAGGCAGACGCAGGAACACTGTAAGAAGTCAGCAGCCCGGTACGAGGCAAAGTACTTTCTACAGGCTTGTTACTTGGAGGGCAAATTCATTCCTTTGCACCAGTTTAAGAAGTTTTTCCCAGAGATTTCCAGGTCATCTTACTATAACTGGAAGCAAGAGCTGCTGAAAACCGGAGGGAACTTCACGTCTTCTTCAGCTGGAGAGATCAGCCCCGGAGAGAGCACGGAGCAGGAGGCCTGGTCATCGCCCGAAGCCAACCAGGACGAAGCCGAGCACCACGACAACGTTGCCAGGATGTTCGGCCTCAACCTCGGCAAGCTGGACGTAGAGCGAGCTCACAATGTGGCGCACATGCAGGAAGCCAAGCGCTGCTTGCAGAACTACATCACCATGAACACCTCCTTCCCTTTCCGAATATTCAAGAGAAACTTTCCAGGAATCTCCAGGTCAACCTACTACAACTGGAGAAGAGAAGCCATGCTTTTCAACAAGGGCTACAAAGGAACTGTTGGCAGCAGCGAGGACAGCTCGGACGCCGACAAAAGCGAGAGTCCTAAAAGCGGGGCAACAGCAATATCCAGCGAGACCCAGACCCTTGTGCCCAAAGCTCGGATTTTCAGGAGAAAACACAGGAGCTTCAGGTTGGCGTACCTGAGCAAAAAGCAGCTCCGAGAATTGGCAAAGTTACACGTTCAGAAGTCCAAATGGTCTCTGACAAAGTTCAAGCTCAAGTTCCCGTCCATGTCCTCTTGTTTCTATTGGCTTTGGCGCAGCAGCGAAAACCACAAGGCCAAAGGGAGGATTGGCCAAAGTGTGGAGACCAGTGCTCCAGAGAGTCTGGAGAGCTCGTCCAAGGAAAATCTCATATTGGAGAATCCCGTTCATCTCCCAGTCGCCATGGCCCACAAACACCCGGAGACTTCTTCGCTCCCCTCTTTTGATGTTGCGCATTCAAAGCAAATCTTTCAAAGAAATGCACCAGTGGATGAGCATGTGTATGGCATGGATGTTGTGGCGCTGGCCAACTTCAAGGCCAAGGCGAAGCTCTTCCTGCAGCAACGCTTCGAGGAGAAGTCCTTCCCCACCTTTAAGGAATTCCGTTCATACTTCCCGTTCACTGCACGCTCCACCTACTACATGTGGAAGCGAGCGCTGCACCACGGCGTGTCACTGGTCCATGGGTGAGCCAAGCTTCTGGTGCACTAGAAACCTGCCCCAGCCAGGTGTAATTGTAATAATTTGCCCCAATATTGAAAAAAACTACCTACTAGCCcatgaaaaacagcagcaatgTGTCCCCCTCCTCTACCCCCTCCACCCCAGACCATTCCTCCCTCCTGAACATTTGCACGTGTTTGAAAAGACGCTGAGTCGGGGCCATTGAAACCCTGCATGCTGCCCCCCCCAAGGCGAAAAGCAGTTCAAAGCAGTCTtttaaagagggggggggggttagtctGAAGCTGCTTCTCCGTTCTTTCAGTCCAGGCCTTTCTCGTTCATTGGAATTCCTTTTTACAGTATATCATCCCCAACTGGAACAAACCAGTTTCACCCCAGACCAAGCAGGGTTTCCATCACTTTGTAGGTTCTTCATCTCGGGGATCTTCTGGTTTAAAGAGCAGGTTTTATCCGATGCAAACGCTGATGGACGTGTTTCCAAGCTCCTGTCCAACTGAATgtagatcagatttattttttgtaccCTCTTTCATTTAATTTCCAAACTACCTATTCTAGCTTTGAGCTGCTTTTGTTTCAcatgtatttattcttttaaccGCAGGTTGTAAATGGGCGCTGCTAACACTTGATCGTCTCAACGACATTTGGTATTTAGTCCCTAGAGACCCGAGGGATCTTCTGAGTTATGAAAAATGAAACTGATTTGTTTGGAACAGGTCAAACTCGCCAGGGGAATGAAAGAACAgcgcttttttttccagctattGTGCTCATGCTAATGATCAAGAGGGGGGAAGGGGTAATTTTATGTATGCAAGGGAACAGAGGTGAGATAAGGACAGGAACACTCAGGAGTATGGAGGGTGGGGGGTTCTGGTCTTCACAGTCTGGAGACGATCAATCATAACCCTTTTCCTTTGAACAAATGAGTTTCTGTAAACTGCTGAATGTACAAataaaggaaaccaaaaacagagGCTCGTCTTTGTTTCATTTGGTTTGCAGTGTTTAGAAAAAGTTCTGCGTTCTTCAGAAGTTTAGCTTGTgatgatttaaaataatgaaaatgcaGCAAAGTAAGTGGAACCTCTTGAGGAAAAACTCATCTTaaattttcatgaaaaatgaaattatacatttgtaaaataattacATTCCTCCAATTGTTTTGCTAAACatttatgtaacccttgtgctatcctggatactttaacattgggagttgggccatctagacccactagacagtgctctgaaccttttttcttcaatgatttgtgatcttcactggtgtccatggattacatgaaatctttccacctttatccacctttgtcacggtagggagaacacgtcaatgtaagggtggggtcatctaagatagcacaagggttaaaactgaTGCTTTGCATGACAAGGTGAAGTGCTCCATATTAGAAGTGTACTTTGCCTCTACTAAAGGGGCCCAGTATACTTGAAGCTCATGAATACTGAAACTTAAAATGAGAAATCTCAACTATTTAGTTAGTAAATGTACTTCACTACACATCCATGGTCTATAAACGGTATACTTGTCATAGTCTACTTGTTCTctacataataaaataaactacatGTATATCCCTTTTTACTAAAGGAGTAGACAAACACTTCCTTCTGAAAGACtcactcaaatgaaaattgggtttttgatgtttttaaagtgtttttgtggcatttttctcacgatggaggaaatgtataaaataattgAAGATTAcaacagcatttctgagtatttctttattcaaaccggGATaattcaggagcagatggaaaaaatgctgttggaaaaagttcACTTGTGATGCGGCGACTGAAGTGAGCGAGCCAAAGTCTTGTTGctcctccattctgattcactgctttcagacaaatagatccatgcacatttttgttttcctcatctgagctggaatttggatccaaatacggctggatagctcagaattgcttgccatttttgttgcaccggtaatgttaagtATGGGTTGTAAAGGGCTGGATACAAGCAAGAGAgtctgtaaacaaagagataatGGGATATCagctgagcagctgcatccaagccacacatcactgAGAGCAATGCAAAGCGTCGGATGTagtggtgtaaagcacgccgccactggactctagactAGTGGAGACTCcctctctggagtgatgaatcacacCTTTTGGGGATACCAAATACcttttttccaccataatttctaaataaattcttaaaaaatcagacaatgtaattttctggattttttttcttttcattttgtctctcataatTAAGGTAAACCTGTGataaaaattacaggcctctctagtctttttaagtgggagaacttgcccAATCGGTGGatgaatacttttttgtttgttgaaaataagaaaaaatacaaaacagtaaACAGAAAATAGATCATTATTATTTCCCCAACAAAGAAATTCAGCTTACGTTCCCATaggataagtaaaaaaaaagaaattgacaaatgtacattttaagaCTGTTTTACAACCCCTGCACCTTGAAATACGAGGTACCAATTTATGTttggtaatttctttttttatgtcctttgcAAAAACcatgctttttttctcctttgtgtATGTTTCAATGAAGAAATGTCAAAGAAGTTGTCATtgctatttagaaaaaaaaaaatcaattatggTATTCTGtggaagaaagaagaaattTCTGGCACTTGAAAAATTATTGCAAACCATTTTTATTAACACACATTTGCTTTTCTccaaattaaacataaaaaggcCTCAGAACCTGAACAATTAAaggcacacattcacacacaaaaacaagtcaAAGCAAACCTGAACACTGGCCATGCGTTCACCAGTAGATCTGTGCATTCTGGAACATTTAATACCGCTTTCTTTACAAATATCTCCATCGGAATTTATGAGGTTTTAGTTCATTTTCAATGATCAGGAATCAAAATCAGATGTGATATTCAGCCCATATTTATGCAAATAAAGTACCATGAAGGGAACCTGTTCCGTCTCCTACGTCTGAATAAATGTTAAGAAACATTATAAAGTCATCAACATAAAGTTGAAtaggtttacattttttgggATTCATAAAAATTGCTTTTTGCAGGAATTTCTTTGGAAAAATTGTTCTTTCTCCAAGCCATTTGCTTCAGAACACTTCCATCTGTTCAGTTAACAGCAAAAATCCTCAGAAAAATAACCTCCATTTACACGTTTTAAACAAATTCTGGAAACTTCACTGAGAAAACCTGAGTGTTAAAATCCCTCATTCAGAGACATTTGATCAGTCACAGAAATGCTGCACAATATACTTCCTGTGAGTACAAAATAAGTATAAACAATATCAATGTTAACTTCTTACAATATGAGAAACAGATTTGCAAAGAAATATATCAGTTTGGCATTTAGGCGGTAACTGTTCCTCCAGTGTATTCCATTCATCTGCAGTTTGTTGGCAACAGACCTCAATTATTTGCCTCAAACCGAGAAACAAGCAGCGAGTTAAAAGAATAAAGTGCAAAAAACCACAAACCAAAGTCAGACAGAGAAGTAAAAGAGTAAACCAGCATTTCTGAAGAAAGCTCTTAGTTTTAGAAAATTCTgctttaggttaaaaaaagtatttgaaaaaaagggaagaagcAAAGATTTGAGTGGCGTTCTCCTCGGCCTGTGAGGTGGCAGCTACAGGTGAGCTCGCAGAGCCTTCTGCGTGGAGAGTCTTCCTCCTGAGAAGACAAAAGTGACATTTGTTAGAAAACTGCAGCTGGCCTCCCGGGGGTCGACGTTGCattcacagcaggggttaaggggctcacttgggtgggtttaatttattttatcattgttattttattttatttttttattattatattattattatttttcttatttatttatttatttattttttaatttattttttttttattatttaaaaaaaaaaagaaaaagaaaactgcagctGAAGATGATGCTTATGGGCATCTCATTTCATACCCAGAGTGTCCTCCAGGGAGTTCAGCATTATGCGGTTGACCTTCAGAGTgccagactcctcccccctgtaaagacaaataaactgataaaaaatattttattttcagagtTAAACTGGACAATCCCACCAAAGGAAAGACAGACGGGCCTCATTCATAAAGTCTGGATGGATTTTGAGCTGAAAAATGACGTTTGTCCAAATCTGAAGATATTCAAAtgcaagaaaatgttcaaaatttcCAAAAGCTTTCATGCACAAACAGCAACCTGGAGTCTGCTGTGCACCTGAAATCATGTCCCCCCCCCAAACCCCGCCCCTCAATCATCCAGAAGGTCTACGTGAAAGAGAAATGACTAACCAAACGTTCACAACCAGCTCGGGAAGACGACAGTTGAGAAACTAAATTCTTTGTTAGGGAGCTTCAGCTCAGCAACAACCACTAACAACAGCTGCAGAAAGAAGAGTCAAACCGCTCCGACTGGACAGACAAGACAATAGACGGTTTCTGCAGCGTCTTTCAGCACCGAGGGGACTGTGGAGGTGAGGGGTCTCAGTGAAACTGAGTCGATTCGAACCATCAGGGTTAAAAGCAGCAAACAGGAGGACACAAAGGTTTCAGGTGGgaaatattaaagaaatttGAAACGGAAATCATTCACAGCAGACACCACCTTCAGATGTGATCaatgactgtacatgagaactggactgagtgacccctccccccctaacgtgcaaacaggaagtatctgctggctccaaggagccaaaatcccatagccttatatagagaaataaacagctgttactcagtcattctattggtcagaaaaaTCCTCATTTCTTTCTTCTGCAAGTTATTCAAAATATAAACTGACCAGCCAGGTGCCTGTTTTcaagtggtgggggtgtggacttc is a window from the Oryzias latipes chromosome 24, ASM223467v1 genome containing:
- the vrtn gene encoding vertnin isoform X2, translated to MFTCGRPVPKGLTRPAGMVQRNDVVLSVLLQLQEATESSGLDAVTGLALEVQQLLAPFQLPAAPCQELPEWVSVDEKAQGLYPADAPKGLLPLNCNGEGNLLFDAVSMLLVGSTALSLELQVRTVVEMVLWKSYYLSGMIDSKMMLQAVRFSLSAEESEDMVNLPAAVLEAIFDADVKASCFPGSYANMWHVYALSSVLQFNIYSIYPMFNLKIRPYFNRLIRPRARPERSEPQTIHVMWSGELQAESLFRPNYFVALVQLSSHMSVTLDLQHRATQINSKEQASRDQPLSYPNLKDKYNITKRTFYRWKRQTQEHCKKSAARYEAKYFLQACYLEGKFIPLHQFKKFFPEISRSSYYNWKQELLKTGGNFTSSSAGEISPGESTEQEAWSSPEANQDEAEHHDNVARMFGLNLGKLDVERAHNVAHMQEAKRCLQNYITMNTSFPFRIFKRNFPGISRSTYYNWRREAMLFNKGYKGTVGSSEDSSDADKSESPKSGATAISSETQTLVPKARIFRRKHRSFRLAYLSKKQLRELAKLHVQKSKWSLTKFKLKFPSMSSCFYWLWRSSENHKAKGRIGQSVETSAPESLESSSKENLILENPVHLPVAMAHKHPETSSLPSFDVAHSKQIFQRNAPVDEHVYGMDVVALANFKAKAKLFLQQRFEEKSFPTFKEFRSYFPFTARSTYYMWKRALHHGVSLVHG
- the vrtn gene encoding vertnin isoform X1 is translated as MFTCGRPAVPKGLTRPAGMVQRNDVVLSVLLQLQEATESSGLDAVTGLALEVQQLLAPFQLPAAPCQELPEWVSVDEKAQGLYPADAPKGLLPLNCNGEGNLLFDAVSMLLVGSTALSLELQVRTVVEMVLWKSYYLSGMIDSKMMLQAVRFSLSAEESEDMVNLPAAVLEAIFDADVKASCFPGSYANMWHVYALSSVLQFNIYSIYPMFNLKIRPYFNRLIRPRARPERSEPQTIHVMWSGELQAESLFRPNYFVALVQLSSHMSVTLDLQHRATQINSKEQASRDQPLSYPNLKDKYNITKRTFYRWKRQTQEHCKKSAARYEAKYFLQACYLEGKFIPLHQFKKFFPEISRSSYYNWKQELLKTGGNFTSSSAGEISPGESTEQEAWSSPEANQDEAEHHDNVARMFGLNLGKLDVERAHNVAHMQEAKRCLQNYITMNTSFPFRIFKRNFPGISRSTYYNWRREAMLFNKGYKGTVGSSEDSSDADKSESPKSGATAISSETQTLVPKARIFRRKHRSFRLAYLSKKQLRELAKLHVQKSKWSLTKFKLKFPSMSSCFYWLWRSSENHKAKGRIGQSVETSAPESLESSSKENLILENPVHLPVAMAHKHPETSSLPSFDVAHSKQIFQRNAPVDEHVYGMDVVALANFKAKAKLFLQQRFEEKSFPTFKEFRSYFPFTARSTYYMWKRALHHGVSLVHG